From Pelagicoccus albus, the proteins below share one genomic window:
- the trpE gene encoding anthranilate synthase component I yields MAHQLHPNIDLETFESLAKTGNVIPVYADLMADLETPLTAYSKLKIDGPAFLLESIEGGERLSRYTFIACRPRKIYQFYSEKTLIKEVGKDDVEIPTPQDPLTLIEEEIAKHEPVEMPELAPFTGGAVGYVSYEYISRVEPVVPTAKNNKHGSPLAYYMLADSVVVFDRAKQTMRLLVNARLEGKSSPKEAYQAALDELAALKSRLETQCALTAATLNPPSKIVVPPGNFKKEDFEEMVERTKEYIRSGDIIQVVLSQRFEKDFGKSALDLYRALRNVNPSPYMFLLETEEFAIVGASPEVHVRLTGKKVEIRPIAGTRHRGETEQQDIELEKELLADEKEKAEHLMLVDLARNDIGRVCSYGSVEVPDYMIVERYSHVMHIVSQVEGEIAEDKSAFDLMRATFPAGTVSGAPKIRAMQIIAENEPDERGFYSGALGYFSYNGNLDTCITLRTAMVKDGKVTIQSGAGIVADSVPESEYQETIFKASALFKAVGLAENFRS; encoded by the coding sequence ATGGCACATCAACTACATCCAAATATTGACCTCGAGACATTCGAGTCACTAGCGAAAACCGGCAATGTCATTCCCGTCTACGCCGACCTGATGGCCGATCTCGAAACCCCACTGACCGCCTACTCGAAACTAAAGATCGACGGGCCTGCTTTTCTCCTAGAATCGATCGAAGGCGGTGAACGGCTTTCCAGATACACCTTTATAGCCTGCCGACCTCGCAAGATCTACCAGTTCTACAGCGAGAAGACCCTCATCAAGGAAGTCGGCAAGGACGATGTGGAAATCCCAACCCCACAGGATCCCCTCACTCTGATAGAGGAAGAAATCGCTAAGCACGAGCCAGTCGAAATGCCAGAGCTAGCCCCATTCACAGGGGGTGCGGTGGGTTACGTTTCCTACGAGTACATTTCACGAGTAGAGCCAGTCGTCCCGACCGCAAAGAACAATAAACATGGTTCGCCACTAGCGTACTATATGTTGGCGGACTCGGTAGTCGTATTTGACCGGGCGAAACAGACCATGAGACTGCTGGTAAATGCGCGACTAGAGGGCAAATCCTCGCCTAAAGAAGCATACCAGGCCGCATTGGATGAACTGGCTGCCTTGAAATCACGCCTCGAAACCCAATGCGCTCTCACGGCAGCCACCCTCAATCCTCCGAGCAAGATAGTCGTTCCTCCGGGCAATTTCAAAAAAGAGGATTTCGAGGAAATGGTCGAGAGAACCAAGGAGTACATCCGATCAGGTGATATCATCCAGGTAGTTCTCAGCCAAAGATTCGAAAAGGATTTTGGGAAATCCGCTTTGGATCTCTATCGGGCCCTGAGAAACGTGAACCCCTCACCATACATGTTCCTCCTCGAAACAGAAGAGTTCGCGATCGTAGGAGCATCACCTGAAGTACACGTTCGACTTACGGGTAAAAAGGTCGAAATTCGACCGATAGCCGGCACCCGCCACAGAGGGGAAACCGAACAGCAAGATATCGAGCTGGAGAAGGAGTTGTTGGCAGACGAAAAAGAGAAAGCAGAGCACCTTATGCTCGTGGATCTGGCAAGAAACGACATCGGTCGAGTTTGCAGCTACGGATCCGTCGAAGTTCCAGACTACATGATCGTGGAAAGGTACTCCCACGTTATGCATATCGTATCACAAGTTGAGGGCGAAATAGCTGAGGACAAGAGCGCCTTTGACCTAATGCGAGCGACTTTCCCTGCCGGCACCGTCAGTGGAGCTCCTAAAATTCGGGCTATGCAAATCATCGCCGAGAACGAACCAGACGAACGTGGGTTTTATTCGGGAGCACTCGGCTATTTCAGCTACAATGGAAACTTGGACACCTGTATCACACTTCGAACCGCAATGGTGAAAGACGGAAAAGTCACTATCCAGTCAGGCGCAGGCATAGTGGCCGATTCAGTTCCCGAGAGCGAATATCAAGAGACGATTTTTAAGGCTTCAGCGCTATTCAAGGCCGTCGGCTTAGCCGAAAATTTCCGGAGCTGA
- a CDS encoding response regulator: MNPWKSIKAQVGEWNISTKIIAICAISSLITISAVCTISVYREWSEFKERKISSLNAISDIIASNVEAALRFKDDLRAREQLASFRHAPDILQVALFDEQKVLFASYSKSENRPALEIPAEEGFIWTPGAIIVSRKVYVGQQHMGDLVIEVDTTPFKESIFSSIMVSLALLLGAMVLSIALAMKLQRLIATPIENLDAIAKEVRKSESYSARAIKKYNDEIGSLVDSFNAMLDKISERDSSLREVNANLESIVERRTKDLQIQNLALQEAMEAANAASVAKTEFLATTSHELRTPLNPIIGYVEKIQRDSPKNPHSHELGLIRQSAEQLLRLIEDILDFSRIENGTLRLTEDLVDIKKLGADVINLLTPQAKAKKLSTQFHFANRTGLSGTPLLVHIDEGRIRQILLNLTNNAIKFTHSGSVSLSIWAEEAKDGQSDLHIKVEDTGIGIAKEDQEKLFKPFSQIDSSWTREYGGMGLGLAISQRILKAMGGSITCSSKEGQGSIFKAVIRVNAQSGEQSEEPAKDSEPFSLAAGANVLLVEDEPVNRELMDALLCSLGHEVDLAKNGLEAVEMAASKQYDFILLDISMPKMDGFEASRQIRQLGENNSNVPIVAMTAHVTTEDKERCIAAGMNDYLSKPVSYSKLKSSLSVWLEKRPRKGA, encoded by the coding sequence ATGAACCCTTGGAAATCCATAAAAGCGCAGGTCGGCGAGTGGAATATCTCCACCAAGATCATCGCCATATGCGCCATTTCCAGCCTCATAACGATATCGGCGGTCTGTACGATCTCCGTCTATCGGGAGTGGTCCGAATTTAAGGAGCGAAAGATAAGTTCGCTAAACGCCATATCCGATATCATCGCGAGCAACGTTGAAGCCGCCCTTCGCTTCAAGGACGACCTAAGAGCCCGCGAGCAGCTCGCCTCATTCAGGCATGCTCCTGACATCCTACAGGTAGCTCTTTTTGACGAACAAAAGGTCCTCTTCGCTTCCTATTCTAAATCAGAGAACCGGCCAGCTCTAGAGATTCCAGCCGAAGAGGGCTTCATCTGGACGCCAGGGGCCATAATCGTTTCTCGAAAAGTCTACGTGGGCCAGCAACACATGGGAGACCTCGTTATCGAAGTGGATACGACCCCCTTCAAAGAGTCCATATTCAGCAGCATTATGGTGAGCTTAGCGCTGCTCCTGGGAGCCATGGTCCTGTCCATAGCTCTAGCGATGAAGCTACAAAGGCTCATAGCCACCCCCATAGAAAATCTCGACGCGATTGCCAAAGAGGTAAGGAAGTCCGAGAGCTACTCGGCCCGAGCCATAAAGAAATACAACGACGAAATCGGTTCGCTCGTCGACAGTTTCAACGCCATGCTCGACAAGATCAGCGAACGCGACAGCTCTCTTCGCGAGGTCAACGCTAACTTGGAAAGTATCGTCGAACGCCGAACCAAAGACCTACAGATTCAGAATCTGGCTCTGCAGGAAGCTATGGAAGCCGCAAACGCTGCATCGGTAGCAAAGACTGAGTTTCTCGCCACCACCAGCCACGAGCTCCGAACTCCTTTGAATCCAATTATTGGGTACGTAGAGAAAATCCAACGAGATTCTCCCAAGAACCCGCATTCCCACGAACTTGGGTTGATCCGGCAATCCGCAGAACAGCTGCTAAGACTGATCGAGGACATCCTTGATTTCAGCCGAATAGAAAACGGAACCCTCAGACTGACAGAGGATTTAGTGGACATAAAAAAGCTGGGTGCCGACGTCATAAATCTCCTCACTCCACAAGCGAAGGCAAAGAAGCTCTCGACGCAGTTCCACTTTGCCAACCGAACAGGCTTATCTGGTACTCCTCTTTTGGTTCATATCGATGAGGGAAGAATCCGCCAAATTCTGCTCAACCTGACGAACAATGCGATCAAGTTCACCCACTCCGGCTCAGTCTCCCTCTCTATCTGGGCCGAGGAAGCAAAGGACGGACAAAGCGATCTGCATATCAAGGTAGAAGATACAGGCATCGGTATCGCAAAAGAGGATCAGGAAAAGCTCTTCAAACCCTTCTCTCAAATCGACTCGTCATGGACTCGCGAATACGGCGGTATGGGCCTTGGCTTAGCGATCAGCCAAAGAATCCTAAAAGCGATGGGTGGTTCGATAACCTGCTCGAGCAAAGAGGGGCAAGGAAGCATCTTTAAAGCTGTCATCAGAGTAAACGCCCAATCCGGAGAACAGTCTGAGGAGCCTGCCAAAGACTCAGAGCCTTTCAGTCTAGCGGCGGGGGCAAATGTCCTTCTAGTCGAGGACGAGCCAGTAAACCGTGAATTGATGGACGCTCTCCTGTGCAGCCTAGGTCATGAGGTCGATCTTGCAAAAAATGGACTGGAAGCAGTCGAGATGGCAGCGAGTAAGCAATACGACTTTATACTGCTGGACATCAGCATGCCGAAAATGGACGGTTTCGAGGCCAGCCGGCAAATCAGGCAACTTGGGGAAAACAACTCGAATGTTCCCATCGTGGCAATGACGGCCCACGTGACGACTGAAGACAAAGAGCGGTGCATCGCGGCCGGTATGAATGACTACCTGTCAAAACCGGTGTCCTACTCTAAGCTAAAATCCTCACTCTCAGTCTGGCTGGAAAAAAGGCCTAGAAAAGGTGCCTGA
- a CDS encoding YfiR family protein — MRIPLLRQLAVFALLALGLTLSPQIQAQTLQIDSTTADWIEGFANFVRWDETQETDPLKIGVINSPEVANYLAKRILNRTGRPSLEVSEISAHSSFEDLDIIFVGNGQKRHWETISSKCDGNGILSIGAQEGFIGKGGVVEFVVRKNRLRFFIDVKNAKRCKVEVSSKLLELALDPKR; from the coding sequence ATGAGAATCCCCTTACTCAGACAGCTGGCGGTCTTCGCGTTACTGGCCCTTGGTTTAACCCTAAGCCCGCAGATTCAGGCTCAGACCCTGCAAATCGACTCCACCACTGCGGACTGGATCGAAGGATTCGCAAACTTTGTCCGCTGGGATGAAACACAAGAAACCGATCCCCTAAAAATCGGGGTTATAAACTCCCCAGAAGTTGCAAACTACCTCGCCAAACGAATTCTAAATAGGACAGGTCGCCCCTCTCTGGAAGTATCGGAAATCTCCGCTCATAGCTCTTTCGAAGATTTAGACATCATCTTTGTGGGTAACGGTCAAAAGAGGCATTGGGAGACCATTAGCAGTAAATGCGACGGTAACGGAATACTCAGCATAGGTGCCCAGGAGGGATTCATAGGTAAAGGCGGCGTCGTTGAGTTTGTTGTAAGGAAAAATAGACTACGCTTTTTCATAGACGTGAAAAACGCGAAACGCTGCAAAGTTGAGGTCAGCTCAAAACTGCTGGAACTCGCACTCGACCCCAAACGATGA
- a CDS encoding TonB-dependent receptor plug domain-containing protein: MLAIPSISRTPRQLIRAGLAATLLATNIAAQDAESELAEPETISLEELSNKPAIVSSRLESQVFNAPTGSFVFDEEDLDKLPVDSIPELLRYAPGVHIIRPSNGIWGIGIRGINSRFFNRALFTVDEQNVYASIFAGLFGSQFDLLMDDVSSVEVAYGPGGGTWDNNAVNGMVNVRMKTAFETEGSLLQLKLGTESSGFAARTGWAVNDTTSARAYLKADQRDSSLTRFDYENDWDTMRTGFRIDHRPSSHDLISISGEAFYSDLGYAYNLADFETGSLDFVATSERLSGANAQFKWTRNQSNDSSYSVRSWVGYSDLDAAYAAFGIWTAGAEARAKRKIGDRHQLSINTGVAYHEEHTSSTDASDFTSPLLESFAVYAGFQDEWTVKHDFLTLSWGVDFRHDDRAKNTIASPNARLIFEIDERSRFWVSYSQANRTPPVSLSVIESLRSGKALDSIIQIPTGSGLLTLEHSLANAVSKTQLDAEELDSFEAGYRIQFPEEKGSLTINAFVYDYDELIGRTWLGQELELTTPVPYVDILVGYDNMLKGEAYGLEASLDWQITKRQRATLNYSHMSDSFVSLIDPQNQNEANFIDFTIDEFDNSTPAHLATLNLNSQLAEDWELDTGFRYSSAYDFAKGYQPEIFQLDARLSWQFSESLRFSLVGRNLLDPTTQEARLKDFFGHWTEMKREAYLEITSRF, from the coding sequence ATGCTAGCAATACCCTCCATTTCGCGCACCCCACGGCAGCTGATTCGAGCAGGCTTAGCGGCTACCCTACTAGCAACAAACATAGCGGCTCAGGACGCGGAGAGTGAGCTCGCCGAGCCGGAGACCATCTCTCTCGAGGAACTGAGCAACAAGCCGGCTATCGTTTCATCGAGACTCGAATCTCAGGTTTTCAACGCGCCCACAGGATCCTTCGTATTCGACGAGGAAGACCTCGATAAATTGCCAGTTGATTCAATTCCCGAACTGCTGCGCTACGCCCCGGGCGTTCACATAATCCGCCCTAGCAACGGAATTTGGGGCATTGGAATAAGAGGCATCAATTCCCGCTTCTTCAACCGAGCCCTATTCACTGTGGACGAACAAAATGTCTACGCGTCCATTTTCGCGGGACTATTCGGCAGCCAGTTCGACCTTCTGATGGACGATGTTTCTTCAGTCGAAGTTGCTTACGGGCCTGGCGGCGGGACTTGGGACAACAATGCGGTAAACGGCATGGTGAACGTCCGCATGAAAACGGCCTTCGAAACCGAAGGCAGCCTCCTGCAACTGAAGCTCGGAACGGAAAGCTCGGGGTTCGCAGCGAGGACCGGTTGGGCAGTAAACGACACGACTTCAGCAAGAGCTTACCTAAAGGCCGACCAACGGGATTCCAGCTTAACCCGCTTTGACTACGAAAACGACTGGGACACCATGCGTACCGGTTTTCGTATCGACCACCGCCCTTCCAGCCATGATTTGATTAGCATATCTGGCGAGGCATTTTATTCCGATCTCGGCTACGCCTATAATTTGGCGGATTTCGAAACTGGCTCTCTAGATTTCGTAGCGACTTCCGAACGACTCAGCGGAGCGAACGCCCAATTCAAATGGACCCGAAACCAGTCAAATGACAGCTCCTACTCGGTCCGCAGTTGGGTCGGGTACTCGGACCTCGATGCTGCATACGCTGCCTTTGGGATCTGGACTGCAGGAGCCGAGGCGCGAGCCAAACGTAAAATCGGGGACCGACACCAGCTCAGCATCAACACAGGCGTCGCCTATCACGAAGAGCATACGAGCTCTACCGACGCGTCAGATTTCACTAGCCCGCTCCTCGAGAGTTTCGCCGTCTATGCCGGATTCCAAGACGAGTGGACCGTCAAACACGATTTCCTAACTCTATCCTGGGGGGTAGACTTCCGACACGACGACCGGGCCAAAAACACAATAGCCTCCCCGAACGCTCGCTTGATATTCGAGATAGACGAACGAAGTAGATTCTGGGTTTCCTATTCCCAGGCCAATCGGACTCCGCCAGTATCCTTGAGCGTGATCGAAAGTCTTCGTAGCGGAAAGGCCCTCGATTCGATCATCCAAATCCCAACTGGCAGTGGTTTGCTGACGCTCGAACATAGTCTCGCAAATGCCGTTTCCAAAACGCAGCTCGATGCCGAAGAGCTGGACTCCTTCGAAGCCGGTTACCGCATCCAGTTTCCAGAGGAAAAAGGCAGCCTGACTATCAACGCCTTCGTCTACGACTACGATGAGCTGATAGGCCGAACATGGCTAGGTCAAGAGCTAGAGCTCACCACCCCAGTTCCCTACGTCGATATCCTGGTAGGCTACGACAATATGCTTAAAGGCGAGGCCTATGGACTCGAAGCCAGTTTGGATTGGCAAATCACCAAAAGGCAAAGGGCCACGCTCAACTATTCGCACATGAGCGATAGCTTCGTATCTCTCATAGATCCGCAGAATCAAAACGAAGCAAACTTCATCGACTTCACAATCGACGAGTTCGACAACAGTACGCCCGCTCATCTGGCGACTTTGAACCTGAATTCGCAACTCGCCGAAGATTGGGAACTCGACACCGGATTCCGATATTCAAGCGCCTACGATTTTGCCAAAGGATACCAACCCGAAATTTTCCAACTCGACGCCCGGCTCTCCTGGCAATTTAGCGAATCGCTCAGGTTCTCCCTCGTCGGGCGAAACCTGCTCGATCCGACCACCCAGGAAGCGAGACTAAAAGATTTCTTCGGTCATTGGACTGAAATGAAGAGAGAGGCGTATCTGGAGATTACGTCCAGGTTTTAA
- a CDS encoding glycoside hydrolase family 43 protein, translating into MLNKPLISHLYTADPSAHVFEGKLYIYPSHDRETDQPTNDNGDQYDMVDYHVFSMDDLEGEVTDHGVALSVEDVAWADKQLWAPDAAYKDGKYYLYFPARDKGGIFRIGVAVSDRPEGPFSPEPEPMKGSFSIDPATFVDDDNQAYMYFGGIWGGQLQNWQGDEYNPAGSEPEGDVPAILPVVGKLTDDMKEFAEKPREIEIVDENGELLKASDHDRRFFEASWMHKYNGRYYFSYSTGDTHYICYATSDNPYGPFVYGGRILEPVLGWTTHHSIVEFQDRWFLFHHDCEISDGVNHLRNVKIKEIFYDSEGNILPVV; encoded by the coding sequence ATGCTCAACAAACCTCTTATTTCACATCTCTACACTGCCGATCCCTCGGCCCACGTTTTCGAAGGCAAGCTTTACATCTATCCCTCCCATGACAGGGAGACAGATCAGCCAACCAACGACAACGGCGACCAGTACGACATGGTGGATTATCACGTGTTTTCCATGGACGATTTGGAGGGAGAGGTGACCGATCATGGGGTAGCGCTCAGCGTCGAAGACGTGGCCTGGGCAGATAAGCAACTTTGGGCGCCTGATGCGGCCTACAAAGACGGAAAATACTACCTCTATTTTCCGGCCCGCGACAAAGGCGGGATTTTTCGGATAGGTGTGGCCGTGTCGGATCGTCCAGAAGGACCATTCTCACCAGAGCCGGAGCCGATGAAGGGGAGCTTCAGTATCGACCCTGCTACCTTTGTGGACGACGATAATCAGGCCTACATGTATTTTGGGGGCATTTGGGGCGGTCAGTTGCAAAATTGGCAGGGTGATGAGTATAATCCGGCTGGCTCTGAACCGGAGGGTGATGTTCCTGCTATCCTTCCTGTGGTGGGAAAATTGACGGACGACATGAAGGAATTCGCCGAGAAGCCTCGAGAAATCGAAATCGTCGACGAGAATGGCGAGCTGCTGAAGGCCAGCGACCACGACCGTCGATTCTTTGAGGCGTCATGGATGCACAAATACAACGGCCGTTACTACTTTTCTTATTCCACGGGAGATACTCACTACATCTGCTACGCAACCAGTGACAATCCTTACGGACCGTTTGTCTACGGAGGCCGGATTTTAGAACCAGTATTGGGTTGGACAACACACCACTCGATCGTGGAATTTCAGGATCGTTGGTTCCTATTCCATCATGACTGCGAAATTTCCGATGGCGTTAACCATCTGCGAAATGTGAAGATCAAAGAGATCTTCTATGACAGCGAAGGTAACATCCTTCCTGTGGTTTGA
- a CDS encoding glycoside hydrolase family 130 protein has product MSEITKSPTIIGDALPNIPWEDRPAGSNDPVWRCSQNPIIDWNPIPSGARAYNSAVVPFGDGFVGVFRIDDKSGRAGLHFGKSQDALNWELEDELIDWVDEKGNPNPNSYAYDPRVVKIEDTYYITWCDDLKGASIGLGYTKDFKTFVKSENPLMPFNRNGVLFPRKIGGEYVLLSRPSDSAHTPFGDIFLSHSPDMVYWGKHRHVMSAGGSGWWQGVKIGAGPIPIETKEGWLMLYHGVSTTCSGFVYSIGAAILDLENPTKVLYRTRGYILTPEKPYETTGFVPNVAFPCATLYDAPSGKIAIYYGAADTYCAVAFTQVDELIEYIKNDSEV; this is encoded by the coding sequence ATGAGCGAAATCACAAAATCCCCGACAATAATTGGCGACGCATTGCCCAATATCCCCTGGGAAGACCGTCCTGCCGGTTCGAACGATCCGGTCTGGCGCTGCAGCCAGAATCCGATCATCGACTGGAACCCAATCCCAAGCGGAGCCCGAGCTTACAACAGTGCCGTAGTTCCCTTCGGCGACGGATTCGTTGGAGTTTTCCGTATCGACGACAAGTCAGGACGTGCAGGCTTGCACTTCGGCAAAAGTCAGGACGCCCTGAATTGGGAGCTTGAGGACGAGCTGATCGACTGGGTGGATGAGAAAGGAAACCCAAACCCAAACTCCTACGCCTACGATCCTCGTGTCGTTAAAATCGAAGACACTTACTACATCACTTGGTGCGACGATCTGAAGGGTGCCTCGATCGGTCTCGGCTACACGAAGGATTTCAAGACCTTCGTAAAATCTGAAAATCCGTTGATGCCCTTCAATCGAAACGGAGTACTATTTCCACGCAAAATCGGTGGAGAGTACGTCCTTTTGAGTCGTCCTAGCGACAGTGCCCATACTCCATTTGGCGACATTTTCCTCAGCCATTCTCCCGATATGGTTTATTGGGGCAAGCACCGCCACGTGATGAGCGCTGGGGGTTCCGGATGGTGGCAAGGCGTCAAAATAGGAGCCGGCCCCATCCCTATCGAAACGAAGGAAGGCTGGCTAATGCTTTACCACGGCGTTTCAACCACCTGTAGCGGTTTCGTCTACAGCATCGGAGCAGCCATTCTGGACCTAGAAAATCCAACTAAGGTCCTGTACCGCACTCGCGGCTATATTCTGACTCCAGAAAAGCCTTATGAAACCACCGGTTTCGTTCCAAACGTAGCCTTCCCTTGCGCCACCCTTTACGACGCGCCGAGTGGAAAGATCGCCATCTACTACGGAGCCGCCGACACCTATTGCGCTGTCGCGTTCACCCAGGTCGACGAGCTGATCGAGTACATTAAAAACGACTCGGAAGTTTAG
- a CDS encoding PAS domain-containing hybrid sensor histidine kinase/response regulator, with the protein MTPSKKYFLEAAPYLVGAVVVIVGSMYVPQSVLIVAFLAIASVALARFLISSAATPVRKVDSLPISEANPFQPALSAAGVGAWLWDYDTGQIEATDVVGKILGIEHWESRFDIDQFKDSIFRDDRAAFDMAVEGVLTGSRRSPLDCRFVRSDRSIVWVEVTMQVVESEMSGRVRVAGAMTVVTERKNVEAQLDRGSSYLEAILESTDNIVFSIDRQYRLTVFNRRFLADMRGSYGTSLHIGDNLIESSDPELVELWKPRFDSVFEGESMRVEDSFTVRGLKYFYDVSLKPIRENGYVTGAAIYSRNITRQKQREKDLQHAKEKAVESDRLKSAFLANMSHEIRTPLNAIMGFAQLLKSESVTEEENGRFLDIILSNGNHLLRILGDIIDLAQIESGQLSVEPGPCDLSLLMGETYSIFFDRIRSVADGALELVIENQLQESDYVVCDQTRLKQIIYNLVSNSIKFTLEGSIRVGYRKLDNGLIEFFVVDTGSGIPDEMKERVFSRFLQGSDEVARENDGVGLGLSICEGLVRLLGGSIWIEDNHPQGTVFKFTIKDRSDILPLPVWDPSKTDGSGPSSVVPQGKRLKILVAEDDDTNFLVIEEFLRLEKFDSIRAEDGREALKIIENDDSIGLVIMDLSMPIMDGLEATRRIKKLRPDLPVIAHTAHAMKSELDKAMAAGCSDCLVKPISIENFRSVIGRHA; encoded by the coding sequence ATGACGCCGTCTAAAAAATACTTCCTCGAAGCCGCTCCTTACCTCGTCGGAGCTGTAGTAGTGATAGTCGGAAGTATGTATGTGCCCCAGTCCGTACTCATTGTTGCATTTTTGGCAATTGCTTCAGTTGCGTTGGCTAGATTTCTGATTTCAAGTGCTGCAACTCCTGTACGCAAGGTCGACAGCTTGCCAATATCCGAAGCTAACCCGTTTCAACCCGCCTTGTCAGCAGCGGGAGTGGGAGCTTGGTTGTGGGATTACGATACGGGTCAAATCGAAGCCACAGACGTGGTTGGGAAGATTTTGGGAATCGAGCACTGGGAATCCCGTTTCGATATCGATCAGTTCAAGGATTCGATCTTCCGAGACGACAGGGCCGCTTTCGATATGGCGGTCGAAGGTGTTCTGACTGGAAGCAGGAGGAGTCCACTGGATTGTCGTTTCGTGAGATCTGACCGCAGCATCGTTTGGGTCGAGGTCACCATGCAGGTAGTCGAGTCGGAAATGTCCGGAAGGGTGCGGGTTGCCGGAGCTATGACTGTGGTGACGGAGCGAAAGAATGTTGAGGCTCAACTTGATCGTGGCTCTTCCTATTTGGAAGCCATTCTAGAAAGCACCGACAATATCGTGTTCTCGATCGATAGGCAATACCGTCTGACCGTCTTTAACAGACGGTTTCTCGCAGACATGAGGGGTTCCTACGGAACTAGCCTGCACATCGGTGACAATTTAATCGAGAGCTCCGACCCGGAGCTGGTAGAGCTCTGGAAGCCGCGTTTCGATTCGGTATTCGAAGGGGAGTCCATGCGCGTGGAGGACAGTTTTACCGTGAGGGGGTTGAAGTATTTTTACGACGTATCCCTTAAGCCGATACGCGAGAACGGTTACGTGACGGGAGCAGCCATTTACAGTCGTAACATCACTCGCCAGAAACAGCGCGAAAAGGATCTGCAACACGCCAAGGAGAAAGCGGTGGAAAGCGATCGTTTGAAATCCGCCTTTCTCGCAAACATGTCTCATGAGATCAGGACGCCTCTCAATGCGATCATGGGATTCGCCCAGCTGCTGAAAAGCGAATCCGTTACTGAGGAGGAGAATGGTCGCTTCCTTGATATTATCCTGTCCAACGGGAACCATTTGCTGCGAATTCTCGGGGATATCATAGATTTGGCTCAGATTGAATCTGGCCAATTGAGCGTAGAGCCGGGGCCTTGCGACTTGAGTCTTTTGATGGGGGAAACCTATTCGATCTTTTTCGACCGTATCCGTTCGGTGGCGGACGGAGCTCTCGAACTTGTCATAGAAAATCAATTACAGGAGTCGGATTACGTTGTTTGCGACCAGACACGCCTGAAGCAGATTATCTACAACCTGGTTTCAAATTCCATCAAGTTCACTTTAGAAGGGTCAATTCGAGTTGGCTACCGAAAGCTGGACAACGGTCTGATCGAGTTTTTCGTAGTGGATACCGGGAGCGGAATTCCGGATGAAATGAAGGAGCGGGTGTTTAGCCGTTTTCTGCAAGGTTCGGACGAAGTGGCACGAGAGAACGATGGCGTAGGTTTGGGCCTATCTATCTGCGAAGGCTTGGTCCGCCTTTTGGGGGGCAGCATTTGGATCGAGGATAACCATCCGCAAGGCACGGTATTCAAGTTCACCATCAAGGACCGTTCCGACATTCTACCTTTGCCGGTTTGGGATCCTTCCAAAACGGATGGATCGGGTCCGTCATCTGTCGTTCCGCAAGGTAAGCGCTTAAAGATTTTAGTCGCTGAGGATGACGATACGAATTTCCTCGTGATTGAAGAGTTTCTACGACTGGAAAAATTTGACTCAATTCGTGCTGAGGATGGTCGCGAAGCACTGAAGATCATAGAGAATGACGATTCGATTGGTCTCGTGATTATGGATCTCAGCATGCCAATCATGGATGGCTTGGAGGCGACACGAAGGATTAAAAAGCTTCGCCCGGACCTTCCGGTGATCGCCCATACAGCGCACGCCATGAAAAGCGAGCTAGACAAAGCGATGGCGGCTGGGTGTTCAGATTGCTTGGTAAAACCGATCAGTATAGAAAACTTCAGATCGGTCATCGGCCGGCACGCCTAA